A single window of Streptomyces xanthii DNA harbors:
- the iolB gene encoding 5-deoxy-glucuronate isomerase, with the protein MTYLPSGSAGDGTYALVVDPDQAGWSRAALKVLELGPGQRHVFDTGASEWIVLPLSGGCSVEVTGRIIELLGRDSVFSGASDFAYLPRETRAELSSGAGGRFALAGAKCGRRLPVRHGPAPEVPVEARGSGTTARQVRNFAAADTFDCDQLIAVEVITPGGHWSSYPPHKHDEHRPGVETELEEIYYFEIEGDGGYGYQRVSPSRPGGTELLAEVRSGDAVLVPDGWHGPSIAQPGHAMYYLNVMAGPGPEREWRIRFHPDHATEGYR; encoded by the coding sequence ATGACCTACCTTCCCAGCGGCAGCGCGGGCGACGGGACGTACGCGCTCGTCGTCGACCCCGACCAGGCGGGCTGGTCCCGCGCCGCGCTCAAGGTGCTCGAACTGGGACCCGGGCAGCGGCACGTGTTCGACACCGGCGCGAGTGAATGGATCGTTCTGCCGCTGTCCGGTGGTTGCTCCGTCGAGGTGACAGGGCGGATCATCGAACTGCTGGGCAGGGACAGCGTGTTCAGCGGCGCGAGCGACTTCGCGTATCTTCCGCGCGAGACCCGCGCGGAGCTCTCCTCCGGCGCGGGAGGCCGGTTCGCCCTGGCAGGAGCGAAATGCGGGCGACGACTCCCCGTCCGTCACGGTCCCGCGCCGGAGGTCCCCGTCGAGGCCCGCGGCAGCGGCACGACGGCCCGTCAGGTGCGGAACTTCGCGGCGGCCGACACCTTCGACTGCGACCAGCTCATCGCCGTCGAGGTGATCACCCCGGGCGGGCACTGGTCCTCGTACCCGCCGCACAAGCACGACGAGCACCGGCCCGGCGTCGAGACCGAGCTGGAGGAGATCTACTACTTCGAGATCGAGGGCGACGGCGGCTACGGGTACCAGCGGGTGTCGCCCTCGCGGCCCGGCGGCACCGAGCTGCTCGCCGAGGTGCGCAGCGGCGACGCCGTCCTGGTGCCCGACGGCTGGCACGGGCCGTCGATCGCCCAGCCTGGGCACGCCATGTACTACCTCAACGTGATGGCGGGACCGGGCCCGGAGCGGGAGTGGCGGATCCGCTTCCACCCGGACCACGCGACGGAGGGATACCGATGA
- a CDS encoding sugar phosphate isomerase/epimerase family protein, whose translation MTTPAPRPSSPSRPAAPSGPSRIRVGSAPDSWGVWFPDDPRQTPWRRFLDEVAEAGYTWIELGPYGYLPTDPRVLAEETGRRGLRVSAGTVFTGLHHGPAVWDRTWEHVASVAALARDTGARHLVVIPSFWRDDKTGEVLEDATLTAEQWGHLAAQTERLAREVRDRFGLRIVVHPHADTHIDTEENVTRFLDATDPGLVSLCLDTGHYAYCGGDSVELIKTYGERIGYLHLKQVDPEVLAAVRAQGTPFGPAVARGVMCEPPRGVPELAPVLAAAEALDVDLFAIVEQDMYPCDPERPLPIARRTRGYLRSCGV comes from the coding sequence ATGACGACGCCGGCACCCCGACCGTCCAGCCCGTCCCGACCCGCCGCCCCCTCCGGCCCCTCGCGCATCCGCGTGGGCTCGGCCCCCGACTCCTGGGGCGTCTGGTTCCCCGACGACCCCCGGCAGACCCCCTGGCGGCGCTTCCTCGACGAGGTCGCCGAGGCCGGTTACACGTGGATCGAGCTGGGTCCGTACGGGTATCTGCCGACGGATCCGCGGGTGCTGGCCGAGGAGACCGGGCGGCGCGGGCTGCGGGTGTCGGCCGGGACCGTCTTCACCGGGCTGCACCACGGCCCCGCCGTGTGGGACCGCACCTGGGAGCACGTCGCGTCCGTCGCCGCGCTGGCCCGGGACACCGGCGCGCGTCACCTCGTCGTCATCCCCTCCTTCTGGCGGGACGACAAGACGGGCGAGGTCCTGGAGGACGCGACGCTGACCGCCGAGCAGTGGGGACACCTCGCCGCACAGACGGAGCGGCTGGCCCGCGAGGTCCGCGACCGGTTCGGGCTGCGGATCGTCGTCCACCCGCACGCGGACACCCACATCGACACGGAGGAGAACGTCACCCGCTTCCTCGACGCGACCGACCCCGGTCTCGTGTCGCTGTGCCTGGACACGGGGCACTACGCGTACTGCGGCGGCGACAGCGTCGAGCTCATCAAGACGTACGGGGAGCGCATCGGGTACCTGCACCTCAAGCAGGTCGACCCGGAGGTGCTCGCCGCGGTGCGGGCGCAGGGGACGCCGTTCGGTCCCGCCGTCGCGCGGGGCGTGATGTGCGAACCGCCGCGCGGGGTGCCGGAGTTGGCCCCGGTCCTCGCGGCCGCCGAGGCGCTCGACGTGGACCTCTTCGCGATCGTCGAGCAGGACATGTACCCGTGCGACCCGGAGCGACCGCTTCCGATCGCACGCCGTACGCGGGGCTATCTCCGGTCGTGCGGCGTGTAG
- the iolD gene encoding 3D-(3,5/4)-trihydroxycyclohexane-1,2-dione acylhydrolase (decyclizing), translating to MTGTRTGSGTATGTARLTTAQALVRFLSRQHTERDGVRQRLIPATWGIFGHGNVAGLGQALVQYADAMPFHQGRNEQAMVHAAVGFARQSGRLATHAVTTSIGPGATNLVTGAALATINHLPVLLLPGDVFAARPADPVLQQLQVPYAGDVSVNDCLRPVSRYFDRIVRPEQLIPAALEAMRVLTDPVDTGAVTLALPQDVQAEAYDWPEEFFAERVWTVRRPRPDEAELAAAAQALRQARRPLLIAGGGVRHSAAEDALREFAEATGVPVASTQAGKGALPYDHPADVGGIGHTGTAPANGLAREADLVIGVGTRYTDFTTASGTLFAAPDVRFLNLNIAAFDAHKQAALPLVADARAGLTALREAVRGVRADAAYVTAYRDGKESWERRVDACFAAEDDLARPTQAQVLGALDALVTGEDILINAAGSLPGDLHKLWRTRSRDQYHVEYGYSCMGYEIPASLGVALAAPGRPVWALVGDGTYLMMPTEIVTAVQENIPVKLVVLQNHGYASIGGLSASVGAEGFATAYRYKDRVGTYTGAPLPVDLAANVASLGMEVHRAKTVRDLREALAAARAAERPTCVYVETETPDTVSGPPPAQAWWDVPVAETADRPSAVRAREEYDRHVTARRRHL from the coding sequence ATGACGGGGACGAGGACGGGGTCCGGGACGGCGACCGGGACGGCGCGGCTCACCACGGCGCAGGCCCTGGTCCGCTTCCTCTCCCGCCAGCACACCGAGCGGGACGGCGTCCGGCAGCGGCTGATCCCCGCGACCTGGGGCATCTTCGGCCACGGGAACGTGGCGGGGCTCGGCCAGGCGCTCGTGCAGTACGCCGACGCCATGCCCTTCCACCAGGGGCGCAACGAGCAGGCGATGGTGCACGCGGCCGTCGGCTTCGCGCGCCAGAGCGGCCGGCTCGCCACGCACGCCGTCACCACGTCGATCGGCCCCGGCGCCACCAACCTCGTCACCGGCGCAGCCCTCGCCACCATCAACCACCTGCCCGTCCTGCTGCTCCCCGGCGACGTGTTCGCGGCCCGGCCCGCCGACCCCGTGCTCCAGCAGCTGCAGGTCCCGTACGCGGGAGACGTGTCGGTCAACGACTGCCTGCGGCCCGTGTCCCGGTACTTCGACCGGATCGTCCGGCCCGAGCAGCTGATCCCCGCCGCCCTGGAGGCGATGCGGGTGCTCACCGACCCCGTCGACACGGGCGCGGTGACCCTGGCACTGCCGCAGGACGTGCAGGCGGAGGCGTACGACTGGCCGGAGGAGTTCTTCGCCGAGCGGGTGTGGACGGTGCGCAGGCCCCGCCCGGACGAGGCCGAACTCGCGGCGGCCGCACAGGCGTTGCGCCAGGCACGGCGCCCGCTGCTGATCGCGGGCGGCGGCGTGCGGCACAGCGCCGCCGAGGACGCGCTGCGGGAGTTCGCCGAGGCCACCGGCGTCCCCGTCGCGTCGACGCAGGCCGGCAAGGGCGCCCTGCCGTACGACCACCCGGCCGACGTCGGCGGGATCGGCCACACCGGCACCGCGCCGGCGAACGGGCTGGCGCGCGAGGCCGACCTCGTCATCGGCGTCGGCACCCGCTACACCGACTTCACCACCGCCTCCGGCACCCTCTTCGCCGCGCCGGACGTCCGCTTCCTGAACCTGAACATCGCGGCGTTCGACGCGCACAAGCAGGCCGCGCTGCCGCTCGTCGCCGACGCCCGCGCGGGCCTGACCGCGCTGCGCGAGGCGGTGCGCGGGGTGCGTGCCGACGCCGCGTACGTCACGGCGTACCGCGACGGCAAGGAGAGCTGGGAGCGCCGCGTCGACGCCTGTTTCGCCGCTGAGGACGATCTGGCGCGCCCGACCCAGGCCCAGGTGCTCGGCGCCCTCGACGCGCTGGTGACCGGCGAGGACATCCTGATCAACGCAGCGGGTTCGCTCCCCGGCGACCTGCACAAACTGTGGCGGACCCGGTCCCGCGACCAGTACCACGTCGAGTACGGCTACTCCTGCATGGGCTACGAGATCCCGGCCTCGCTCGGCGTAGCCCTCGCCGCGCCCGGCCGGCCCGTGTGGGCGCTGGTCGGCGACGGCACGTACCTGATGATGCCGACCGAGATCGTCACGGCCGTGCAGGAGAACATCCCGGTCAAGCTCGTCGTCCTGCAGAACCACGGGTACGCGTCGATCGGCGGGCTCTCCGCGTCCGTCGGCGCCGAGGGCTTCGCGACCGCGTACCGCTACAAGGACCGTGTCGGCACCTACACGGGCGCCCCGCTCCCCGTCGACCTCGCGGCCAACGTGGCGAGCCTCGGCATGGAGGTCCACCGCGCCAAGACCGTCCGCGACCTGCGCGAGGCGCTCGCCGCGGCCCGCGCCGCCGAGCGCCCCACATGTGTCTACGTCGAGACCGAAACGCCAGACACAGTGTCGGGCCCGCCTCCGGCGCAGGCGTGGTGGGATGTGCCCGTGGCCGAGACAGCCGACCGTCCGTCGGCGGTCAGAGCCCGCGAGGAGTACGACCGGCACGTCACCGCTCGACGCCGCCACCTCTGA
- a CDS encoding Cgl0159 family (beta/alpha)8-fold protein yields the protein MVVAADHPARGALGVGEHAMAMADRGELLERLCRALSRPGVGGVLASADVLDDLLLLGALEGKVVIGSLNRGGLAGASFELDDRFTGHRPQDLARLRFDAGKLLLRIDYDDPGSGSVRTLEAAARAVDEMAALRLPVFVEPFVVRRDPGSRLPRADLSADAVIRSVAVASGLGGTSAYTWLKLPVTDDPDDMARVMEASSLPAVLLGGDIKDGDQDAAFEKWRAALRLPTVQGLVVGRSLLYPADGDVEQAVDTAVGLL from the coding sequence ATGGTCGTGGCCGCCGACCACCCGGCCCGGGGCGCGCTCGGCGTCGGAGAGCACGCGATGGCGATGGCCGACCGGGGCGAGTTGCTGGAGCGGCTGTGCCGGGCGTTGAGCCGGCCCGGCGTCGGCGGGGTGCTGGCCTCGGCCGATGTGCTCGACGACCTGCTGCTGCTCGGGGCGCTGGAGGGCAAGGTCGTCATCGGTTCGCTGAACCGGGGCGGGCTCGCCGGGGCCTCGTTCGAGCTCGACGACCGGTTCACCGGGCACCGGCCGCAGGACCTGGCCCGGCTGCGCTTCGACGCCGGGAAGCTGCTGCTGCGGATCGACTACGACGACCCGGGCTCGGGTTCCGTACGCACACTGGAGGCGGCGGCGCGGGCCGTGGACGAGATGGCCGCGCTGCGACTGCCTGTGTTCGTCGAGCCGTTCGTGGTGCGGCGCGATCCCGGATCGAGGCTGCCCCGCGCGGACCTGAGCGCCGACGCCGTCATCCGGTCCGTCGCCGTCGCCTCCGGGCTGGGCGGCACCTCCGCGTACACGTGGCTGAAGCTGCCCGTCACCGACGACCCGGACGACATGGCCCGCGTCATGGAGGCCTCCTCGCTGCCCGCGGTCCTGCTCGGCGGCGACATCAAGGACGGCGACCAGGACGCCGCGTTCGAGAAGTGGCGGGCCGCGCTCCGACTGCCCACCGTGCAGGGCCTGGTGGTCGGCCGCTCGCTGCTGTACCCGGCGGACGGCGATGTCGAGCAGGCCGTCGACACGGCCGTCGGGCTGCTGTAG
- a CDS encoding helix-turn-helix transcriptional regulator, whose protein sequence is MTDHRLWSYKDIAAHIRVQPDTVRSYRKHGLLPPPDHVEGGKPYWYADTVRAWVASRPRNRGRSLD, encoded by the coding sequence ATGACCGACCACCGGCTCTGGTCGTACAAGGACATCGCCGCGCACATCCGGGTGCAGCCCGACACCGTCCGCTCGTACCGCAAACACGGGCTGCTGCCGCCGCCCGACCACGTCGAGGGCGGCAAGCCCTACTGGTACGCCGACACCGTGCGGGCCTGGGTGGCCTCCCGTCCGAGGAACCGGGGCCGGTCCCTGGACTGA
- a CDS encoding PrsW family intramembrane metalloprotease — protein sequence MTHPQPPGSPQARIPRQPPPPGPQVRAGLWKRCLWGGLTLWVLTALVTYATKNTTLLPTLILLGSFLVPAVFVLWAYERHGRDLGVHLILGCFLVGGVLGVLGASVMEYYLLHPSLWIFVGVGLIEEAVKLLALMYVLRRYPHIRGLRAGLVLGATVGFGFAAFESAGYAFNAAVTMKGIDLRSLLETEVLRGLLAPFGHGLWTAIAGAALLAFRRPNGRYRLAAPVVTTYLGVSLLHALWDSMHGIALWLVARITGTGLDPALFAQGYMPDPTATQEHLFTLFSVGGLAAVSLFGIGWARSLARRDPSWKNTP from the coding sequence GTGACTCACCCCCAGCCCCCGGGATCCCCCCAGGCCCGCATCCCGCGGCAGCCGCCCCCGCCGGGCCCCCAGGTCCGGGCCGGCCTGTGGAAGCGCTGCCTGTGGGGCGGCCTGACGCTGTGGGTGCTGACCGCGCTGGTCACGTACGCCACGAAGAACACGACGCTGCTCCCCACCCTCATCCTGCTCGGCAGCTTCCTCGTCCCGGCGGTCTTCGTGCTGTGGGCGTACGAGCGGCACGGCCGCGATCTGGGCGTGCACCTGATCCTGGGCTGCTTCCTGGTGGGCGGCGTGCTCGGCGTCCTGGGCGCGTCGGTCATGGAGTACTACCTGCTGCACCCCTCCCTCTGGATCTTCGTGGGCGTCGGCCTGATCGAGGAGGCGGTCAAGCTCCTCGCCCTCATGTACGTGCTGCGCCGGTACCCGCACATCCGCGGACTGCGCGCGGGTCTCGTGCTGGGCGCGACGGTCGGCTTCGGCTTCGCGGCGTTCGAGAGCGCGGGGTACGCGTTCAACGCGGCGGTCACCATGAAGGGCATCGACCTGCGCTCCCTGCTGGAGACGGAGGTGCTGCGCGGACTGCTCGCCCCGTTCGGGCACGGCCTGTGGACGGCGATCGCCGGCGCCGCGCTGCTCGCGTTCCGTCGCCCGAACGGCCGCTACCGTCTCGCCGCGCCCGTCGTCACGACGTACCTCGGCGTCTCCCTACTGCACGCGCTGTGGGACTCGATGCACGGGATCGCCCTCTGGCTCGTCGCCCGCATCACGGGCACCGGCCTGGACCCCGCACTGTTCGCCCAGGGCTACATGCCCGATCCCACCGCCACGCAGGAGCATCTCTTCACGTTGTTCTCGGTCGGAGGCCTGGCCGCGGTCTCGCTCTTCGGCATCGGCTGGGCGCGTTCGCTCGCGCGTCGCGACCCCTCTTGGAAAAATACCCCCTAG
- a CDS encoding helix-turn-helix domain-containing protein yields MRRSSVPRQTSQPRRAGRPARSPDGAWETASALPHPRLRPGVIGYRGFRLAFPGPRARLEAPIGAVTLMIGFEGAVRITEAGGGWVDVGATGGGTVAPPARARTVELRSVLSGLTTMPVLGEHDGRLAGVEVLLTPWAAFRMLDLPLRELAGRPLDPDTLGALPSAAVARLADGLAGAPGWPARFRLLDATLGRWLESGPHCADGTVRAWHALCHSGGAVPVTELAEEAGWGVRQLENRFREQIGLSPKAAARVLRLQRARRLLCTGSSQAETASVCGFYDQAHLSGEFKAMTGCTPREFVRAHGRPPAVDRLTGEATSLLLRPGLP; encoded by the coding sequence ATGAGACGGTCGAGCGTGCCGCGCCAGACGAGTCAGCCGCGCCGGGCGGGACGTCCCGCCCGCTCCCCCGACGGGGCCTGGGAGACGGCCTCCGCGCTGCCCCACCCGCGGCTGCGCCCGGGGGTCATCGGCTACCGCGGGTTCCGGCTGGCCTTCCCGGGGCCGCGGGCCCGCCTGGAGGCGCCGATCGGCGCGGTGACGCTGATGATCGGCTTCGAGGGCGCGGTGCGGATCACGGAGGCGGGCGGCGGCTGGGTGGACGTGGGCGCGACGGGCGGCGGCACCGTCGCGCCGCCGGCGCGGGCGCGCACCGTGGAGCTGCGGTCCGTGCTCTCGGGCCTGACCACGATGCCGGTGCTCGGCGAGCACGACGGGCGGCTCGCCGGGGTGGAGGTGCTGCTCACTCCGTGGGCGGCGTTCCGGATGCTCGACCTGCCGCTGCGTGAGCTGGCCGGGCGCCCGCTGGATCCGGACACATTGGGAGCGCTCCCTTCCGCTGCCGTGGCCCGGCTCGCCGACGGACTGGCCGGTGCTCCCGGCTGGCCGGCCCGGTTCCGGCTGCTCGACGCGACGCTCGGGCGGTGGCTGGAATCCGGTCCGCACTGCGCGGACGGTACGGTCCGCGCCTGGCACGCGCTGTGCCACAGCGGCGGGGCGGTGCCGGTGACCGAGCTCGCGGAGGAGGCGGGGTGGGGTGTGCGGCAGCTGGAGAACCGATTCCGTGAGCAGATCGGGCTCAGCCCGAAGGCGGCCGCGCGGGTGCTGCGGTTGCAGCGGGCGCGGCGGCTGCTGTGCACGGGGAGCAGTCAGGCCGAGACCGCCTCGGTCTGCGGTTTCTACGACCAGGCGCATCTGAGCGGGGAGTTCAAGGCGATGACGGGGTGTACGCCGCGGGAGTTCGTGCGGGCCCACGGGAGGCCTCCGGCGGTTGACCGGTTGACGGGCGAAGCCACGAGCCTCCTACTGAGGCCGGGCCTGCCGTAG